From Klebsiella electrica, the proteins below share one genomic window:
- a CDS encoding NCS1 family nucleobase:cation symporter-1, with product MPNRQHTHQVKAADSTVGYSPRLCNEDLAPTRDQNWSWYNIFSFWMSDVHSMGGYVVAASFFTLGLASWQVLLCLLVGICIVQLCANLVAKPSQMAGVPYAVICRQAFGVFGANIPAVIRGLIAFAWYGIQTYLAANALMLVLLKFWPSLTTLTAATFLGLSHLGWLCFATMWLLQAMVFWHGMSAIKRFIDVAGPAVYVVMLALAGWIVYKTGFDGISFTLASKSLTAGEQTWQMITATALVVSYFSGPLLNFGDFSRYGKSMGEIRRGNRWGLPFNFLLFSIVTVVIVSGTQSLFGRMITDPIETVSRVGNDLAVAIGLLTMITATIGINIVANFVSPAFDFSNCSPQKISFRTGGMIAAVGSILLTPWNLFNSPELIHYTLDVLGAFIGPLFGILIVDFYLIKRGQVSVDDLFDDTPQGQYWYRNGFNPKAIAALLPSVAIGLVISFIPALHEVANFSWFIGVFLSGAAYRWIARDDRAPTASRFSARPLAQKE from the coding sequence ATGCCAAACAGACAACATACCCATCAGGTTAAGGCCGCTGACTCCACCGTCGGCTACAGTCCACGACTGTGTAACGAGGATCTGGCGCCGACGCGCGACCAGAACTGGAGCTGGTACAACATCTTTTCTTTCTGGATGTCCGACGTCCATAGCATGGGGGGCTACGTGGTGGCGGCGAGCTTCTTCACCCTCGGGCTGGCCAGCTGGCAGGTACTTCTCTGCCTGCTGGTGGGAATTTGTATCGTCCAGCTGTGCGCCAACCTGGTGGCGAAGCCGAGCCAGATGGCGGGCGTACCCTATGCGGTCATCTGTCGTCAGGCATTTGGCGTCTTTGGTGCCAATATCCCGGCGGTGATCCGCGGTCTTATCGCCTTCGCCTGGTACGGTATTCAGACCTATCTGGCGGCCAACGCGCTGATGCTGGTGCTGCTCAAGTTCTGGCCTTCGCTGACAACATTAACCGCAGCCACCTTCCTTGGTCTGTCGCATCTCGGATGGCTCTGTTTCGCCACCATGTGGCTGCTGCAGGCGATGGTCTTCTGGCACGGGATGAGCGCCATTAAGCGCTTTATTGATGTCGCCGGTCCGGCGGTCTACGTGGTAATGCTGGCGCTGGCGGGCTGGATTGTATACAAAACCGGTTTCGACGGTATTTCCTTTACTCTCGCCAGCAAATCGCTGACCGCCGGCGAACAGACCTGGCAGATGATCACCGCCACCGCGCTGGTGGTCTCCTACTTCTCCGGCCCGCTGCTGAACTTCGGCGATTTCTCGCGCTATGGCAAGAGTATGGGCGAAATCCGTCGCGGCAATCGCTGGGGTCTGCCGTTTAACTTCCTGCTGTTTTCGATAGTCACCGTGGTGATTGTCTCCGGCACCCAGTCGCTGTTTGGCCGGATGATCACCGACCCGATTGAAACCGTCAGCCGCGTGGGGAACGATCTGGCGGTGGCCATTGGTCTGCTGACGATGATTACCGCCACCATCGGGATCAATATTGTCGCCAACTTTGTCTCACCGGCGTTCGACTTCTCCAACTGCTCACCGCAGAAAATCAGCTTCCGTACCGGCGGCATGATCGCCGCGGTCGGTTCCATTCTGCTGACGCCGTGGAACCTGTTTAACTCCCCGGAGTTGATTCACTATACGCTGGATGTGCTGGGCGCCTTTATCGGCCCGCTGTTTGGCATTCTGATTGTCGACTTCTACCTGATTAAGCGCGGCCAGGTGTCTGTCGACGACCTGTTTGATGACACGCCGCAGGGCCAGTACTGGTACCGCAACGGCTTTAACCCGAAAGCCATCGCGGCGCTGCTCCCGTCGGTGGCAATCGGCCTGGTGATTAGCTTTATCCCGGCCCTGCATGAAGTGGCGAACTTTAGCTGGTTTATCGGCGTCTTCCTGAGCGGCGCGGCCTACCGCTGGATCGCCCGCGACGACCGCGCCCCCACCGCATCGCGTTTTAGCGCCCGACCGCTTGCCCAGAAAGAGTAA
- the hpxA gene encoding allantoin racemase yields the protein MTAICIQVINPNTNAGMTDTIATAARMAAAPGTEIMAVSSREGVPSIEGHFDEAIAAVGVLEQIQAGRQQGVAGHVIACFGDPGLLAARELAQGPVIGIAEAAMHMATLVATRFSIVTTLPRTLIIARHLLHQYGFYDHCAGLHAIDLPVLALEDGSGVAQEQVRARCIQALKEDGCGAIVLGCGGMATLAQALTRELQVPVIDGVSAAVKMVESLVALGLSTSKRGDLAFPEGKALSGKFQTFNTFAI from the coding sequence ATGACCGCTATTTGTATACAAGTGATTAATCCCAACACCAACGCCGGGATGACCGACACCATCGCAACCGCCGCCCGCATGGCGGCGGCGCCGGGGACCGAGATTATGGCGGTCTCTTCACGGGAGGGCGTGCCATCGATCGAAGGCCATTTCGATGAGGCCATTGCCGCCGTCGGCGTGCTGGAGCAGATTCAGGCCGGCCGTCAGCAGGGCGTTGCGGGCCACGTGATCGCCTGTTTCGGCGATCCGGGATTGCTGGCGGCCCGCGAGCTGGCGCAGGGGCCGGTGATCGGCATTGCCGAAGCGGCGATGCATATGGCGACGCTGGTGGCCACGCGCTTTTCGATAGTGACTACGCTGCCGCGTACGCTGATTATCGCCCGCCATCTGCTGCATCAATATGGCTTTTACGACCACTGTGCCGGGCTGCACGCCATCGATCTGCCGGTGCTGGCGCTGGAGGACGGTAGCGGCGTGGCGCAGGAGCAGGTGCGCGCGCGCTGTATCCAGGCATTAAAAGAGGACGGCTGCGGCGCCATCGTGCTGGGCTGCGGCGGAATGGCGACCCTGGCCCAGGCGCTCACGCGGGAACTGCAGGTGCCGGTCATCGATGGCGTCAGCGCGGCGGTGAAGATGGTGGAGTCGCTGGTGGCGCTGGGTCTGTCGACCAGCAAACGCGGCGACTTAGCGTTCCCGGAAGGCAAAGCCCTGAGCGGTAAATTTCAGACATTCAATACATTTGCAATTTAA
- the hpxZ gene encoding oxalurate catabolism protein HpxZ encodes MINQDNINRPRVLAEVTAAFYRYEEALISNNIAVLDELFWHDKRTVRLGAGENLYGIDEIRAFRAARPAAGLQRELRHTEIVTFGEDYAVCSTEFTRDGSERIGRQQQTWVRFPYGWRIVAAQVSLMS; translated from the coding sequence ATGATCAATCAGGATAATATTAACCGGCCGCGCGTGCTGGCCGAGGTCACGGCCGCCTTTTATCGCTACGAAGAGGCGCTGATCAGCAACAACATTGCGGTGCTGGATGAGCTCTTCTGGCACGATAAACGAACGGTGCGCCTGGGGGCTGGCGAGAATCTCTACGGTATTGACGAAATTCGCGCCTTTCGCGCCGCCCGTCCGGCGGCGGGGTTACAGCGCGAATTACGCCACACCGAGATAGTCACCTTCGGCGAGGATTACGCGGTATGCAGCACCGAGTTCACCCGCGACGGGAGCGAGCGGATTGGCCGCCAGCAGCAAACCTGGGTCCGCTTCCCCTATGGCTGGCGGATTGTCGCCGCGCAGGTGAGTCTGATGAGCTAA
- the uraD gene encoding 2-oxo-4-hydroxy-4-carboxy-5-ureidoimidazoline decarboxylase — protein sequence MIPLSHFNQLPRDEAARLLEPCVAIDDWVTALVQARPYPNLAALHAMAQQTSLTWGEPELDLALSAHPRIGEKPAARHGHAALSRQEQAAVNDRDASLIQALTEGNARYEARFGRVFLIRAKGRSGEEILQALTQRLNHNPAQEVASALAQLREITLLRLTGVIGE from the coding sequence ATGATTCCGCTCAGCCACTTTAATCAACTGCCTCGCGACGAGGCCGCGCGTCTGCTGGAACCGTGCGTGGCGATTGACGACTGGGTGACGGCGCTGGTGCAGGCCCGGCCCTACCCGAACCTTGCGGCGCTGCACGCCATGGCGCAGCAAACCTCGCTGACGTGGGGCGAGCCGGAGCTGGATCTGGCGCTGAGCGCACACCCGCGAATTGGCGAAAAACCCGCCGCCCGGCACGGGCATGCCGCGCTGTCGCGGCAGGAGCAGGCGGCGGTCAACGATCGGGACGCTTCGCTCATCCAGGCGTTAACGGAGGGCAACGCTCGCTACGAGGCGCGCTTTGGCCGGGTGTTTCTGATTCGCGCCAAAGGCCGCAGCGGGGAGGAGATACTGCAGGCGCTGACGCAACGGCTGAACCACAACCCGGCGCAAGAGGTTGCGTCGGCGCTGGCGCAGCTCCGTGAAATTACCTTATTACGACTAACGGGAGTCATTGGCGAATGA
- a CDS encoding GntR family transcriptional regulator → MRNENRQQAAEAPHDKDESIYQALMTAIVEHQLLPGSKLPEEALAEVFGVSRTGIRKVLQRLNAVQMVTLTPKRGAHVASPTVEEAREIFRTRTLLEVANLPDVIAHCQPPHLAALEAIIRQEQHAHETCDGPAAIRFSAEFHIQLQAISGNQVLTDMVTRLSQRSSLVIAAWGAPWRQGCRCDDHQQLVQLLREKALPPLSAALTHHFEHIVASLCFERAGECLPDFARLFAGDKES, encoded by the coding sequence ATGCGTAATGAAAATCGTCAGCAGGCCGCAGAAGCGCCGCATGACAAGGATGAATCCATCTATCAGGCCCTGATGACCGCCATCGTCGAACATCAGCTGCTGCCGGGCAGCAAGTTGCCGGAGGAGGCGCTGGCCGAGGTCTTCGGCGTGAGCCGGACCGGGATCCGCAAGGTGCTGCAACGACTCAATGCTGTGCAAATGGTGACCTTAACGCCCAAACGTGGTGCACATGTCGCCAGTCCGACGGTGGAAGAGGCGCGGGAGATCTTCCGCACCCGCACGCTGCTGGAGGTGGCGAACCTGCCCGATGTCATCGCCCACTGTCAGCCGCCGCACCTGGCGGCGCTGGAGGCGATTATTCGCCAGGAGCAACATGCGCATGAAACCTGTGATGGCCCGGCGGCGATTCGCTTTTCCGCCGAATTTCATATTCAGCTGCAGGCTATTTCCGGCAATCAGGTCCTCACCGACATGGTGACGCGCCTGAGCCAACGCTCTTCCTTAGTGATAGCGGCATGGGGCGCGCCGTGGCGCCAGGGCTGTCGCTGCGACGATCATCAGCAGCTCGTCCAGCTGCTGCGCGAGAAAGCGCTGCCGCCCCTGAGCGCGGCGTTAACGCACCATTTTGAACATATCGTTGCCAGCCTCTGCTTTGAGCGGGCTGGCGAATGCCTGCCTGATTTTGCCCGGCTCTTTGCCGGCGACAAGGAGTCCTGA
- the hpxR gene encoding LysR family hpxDE operon transcriptional regulator HpxR: protein MSPFSRFALYFAEVARSGSLRRAAEKLHISASAINRQILQAEEELGTPLFERLPEGLRMTTAGELLYDNLLRWQKEFRLTRQKFDELQGLKRGTVSVGMVQALAEGSFAAALADIISTWDWLELVLQVADSHTVSEKVRQADLDFGLILDPEGQAGLSVLAFVELEMGIVMRPDNPLANAPALSLGELSQQRHIVPGAPLMIHERVGMLYRHYDFSPANSIRCNDIRLIKSLALKGSGVTVLSLLDVLDEVQSGQLAFIPLRNKLLRPLTLALCTAPSRQLSRPAQMAIQKLTAVMEEMQTVGGG from the coding sequence ATGAGTCCGTTTTCGCGTTTTGCGCTCTATTTCGCCGAAGTCGCCCGCAGCGGCAGCCTGCGTCGGGCCGCTGAAAAGCTGCATATTTCGGCTTCGGCGATCAATCGCCAGATCCTGCAGGCCGAAGAGGAACTGGGGACGCCGCTGTTCGAACGGCTGCCGGAAGGATTACGGATGACGACCGCCGGCGAGTTGCTGTATGACAATCTGCTGCGCTGGCAAAAAGAGTTTCGCCTGACCCGGCAAAAGTTTGACGAGCTGCAGGGGCTTAAGCGTGGAACGGTCAGCGTCGGAATGGTGCAGGCGCTGGCGGAGGGCAGTTTTGCCGCGGCGCTGGCCGATATCATCAGCACCTGGGACTGGCTGGAGCTGGTTTTACAGGTGGCCGACAGCCATACGGTCAGTGAAAAAGTCCGCCAGGCCGATCTTGATTTCGGCCTGATTCTTGACCCGGAAGGCCAGGCGGGACTGAGCGTGCTGGCGTTTGTTGAGCTGGAAATGGGCATCGTCATGCGCCCGGATAACCCCCTGGCGAATGCGCCCGCGCTCTCCCTGGGGGAGCTCAGCCAGCAGCGCCATATCGTCCCCGGCGCGCCGTTGATGATTCACGAACGTGTTGGCATGCTCTATCGCCATTATGACTTTAGCCCGGCCAACAGCATCCGCTGTAACGATATCCGGCTGATTAAATCGCTGGCGTTGAAAGGCAGCGGCGTGACCGTTCTGAGCCTGCTGGATGTGCTGGATGAGGTGCAAAGTGGTCAACTGGCGTTTATTCCGCTGCGCAATAAGCTGCTGCGGCCGCTGACGCTGGCGCTGTGTACGGCGCCATCGCGCCAGCTGTCTCGCCCGGCGCAAATGGCGATTCAAAAATTGACGGCGGTAATGGAGGAGATGCAAACCGTCGGCGGAGGTTAG
- the puuE gene encoding allantoinase PuuE: MTSAAQDYPRDLRGYAGQPPHAQWPNQARIAVQFVLNYEEGAENHVLHGDAGSEQFLSDIIGAASYPDRHMSMDSLYEYGSRAGFWRIHQEFSRRGLPLTVFGVAMALARHPDIVAAIKAADYDVVSHGWRWIHYQHMDIDTEREHLHKAVQVLSDLFGKPPTGWYTGRDSPNTRRLVVEHGGFDYDSDYYGDDLPFWTEVQCGDGSRKPHLIVPYTLDANDMRFATAQGFNTAEQFYTYLKDSFDVLYEEGEDAPKMMSIGMHCRLLGRPGRFRALQRFLDYVQQHERVWVCTRQQIAGHWREVHPFRG, from the coding sequence ATGACGTCAGCAGCACAGGATTACCCGCGCGACCTGCGGGGATACGCCGGTCAGCCGCCGCACGCGCAATGGCCGAACCAGGCGCGGATTGCCGTGCAGTTCGTCCTCAATTATGAAGAGGGGGCGGAAAACCATGTTCTGCATGGCGACGCTGGTTCCGAGCAGTTTCTCTCCGATATTATCGGCGCCGCCAGCTACCCGGACCGGCACATGTCGATGGACTCGCTGTATGAGTACGGCAGCCGCGCCGGGTTCTGGCGCATTCATCAGGAGTTCAGCCGACGCGGGCTGCCGCTGACGGTGTTCGGCGTAGCGATGGCCCTCGCGCGTCACCCCGATATCGTCGCGGCGATCAAAGCCGCCGACTACGACGTCGTCAGCCACGGCTGGCGGTGGATCCACTATCAGCATATGGATATCGACACGGAGCGCGAGCATCTGCACAAGGCGGTGCAGGTCTTAAGCGATCTGTTCGGCAAGCCGCCAACCGGCTGGTACACCGGGCGGGACAGCCCCAACACCCGGCGGCTGGTGGTGGAACACGGCGGCTTCGATTACGACAGCGACTACTATGGCGATGATTTACCCTTCTGGACCGAAGTGCAGTGCGGCGACGGTTCGCGCAAGCCGCATCTGATAGTCCCCTATACCCTCGACGCCAACGACATGCGCTTTGCCACCGCGCAGGGCTTCAACACCGCCGAGCAGTTTTATACCTACCTCAAAGATAGCTTTGATGTGCTGTATGAAGAGGGGGAAGATGCGCCGAAGATGATGTCCATTGGCATGCACTGCCGCCTGTTGGGGCGGCCGGGGCGCTTCCGCGCCCTACAGCGTTTCCTCGATTATGTCCAGCAGCATGAGCGGGTGTGGGTCTGTACGCGCCAGCAGATAGCCGGACACTGGCGCGAAGTTCATCCATTCCGGGGGTAG
- the guaD gene encoding guanine deaminase, with product MIEYHTAVRGAFFDIAAVADSADDIARHARYLDDGVLFIQQGKIQALLPWQEGEQHLDPHTGYLDLRGQLLLPGFVDAHVHYPQTEMIGAFGEQLLEWLTTYTFPVESQFGDAEYAAEIAQFFINQLLSHGTTTALVFCTLHPESVEALFSEALRLNMRLLAGKVMMDRHAPDYLSETAEQSYRQTRELIQRWHHQGRLGYAITPRFAATSTPELLTAVQRLREEFPDTWLHTHLSENLNEIAWVKSLWPEHEHYLDVYHHYRLTGERSVFAHGIHLADAEWQCLHETGSAIAFCPTSNLFLGSGLFRLPTSWQRKVRIGIGSDVGAGTTFSMLRTLGEAYKVAQLQSYRLRASEAFYHATLGGARALCLDDNIGNFQPGKEADFVAITPGVTPLQRLRLSRCQDIYEQLFVLMTLGDERNIHQTWVNGECVWQAQAQ from the coding sequence ATGATTGAGTACCATACCGCCGTTCGCGGCGCCTTTTTCGATATCGCCGCGGTCGCCGACAGCGCCGACGATATCGCTCGCCATGCGCGCTATCTTGATGATGGCGTGCTGTTTATCCAGCAGGGAAAAATTCAGGCGCTGCTGCCGTGGCAGGAGGGCGAGCAGCACCTGGATCCGCACACCGGCTATCTCGATCTGCGCGGACAGCTGCTACTCCCCGGTTTTGTCGATGCCCACGTGCATTATCCGCAAACGGAGATGATTGGCGCCTTCGGCGAGCAGCTGCTGGAGTGGCTGACCACCTACACCTTTCCGGTGGAGAGTCAGTTTGGCGATGCGGAGTATGCCGCGGAGATCGCGCAGTTCTTTATCAACCAGCTGCTGAGCCACGGCACCACCACCGCGCTGGTGTTTTGTACCCTGCATCCCGAATCCGTCGAGGCGCTGTTTAGCGAAGCCCTGCGGCTGAATATGCGCCTGCTCGCCGGTAAAGTGATGATGGACCGCCACGCCCCGGACTATCTGAGCGAAACGGCGGAGCAGAGCTACCGGCAAACCCGCGAGCTTATTCAGCGCTGGCACCATCAGGGTCGCCTCGGCTACGCCATCACGCCGCGTTTTGCCGCTACGTCGACACCGGAGCTGCTGACGGCGGTCCAGCGCCTGCGGGAAGAGTTCCCGGATACCTGGCTGCATACCCACCTGAGCGAAAACCTCAACGAGATTGCGTGGGTGAAAAGCCTGTGGCCGGAACATGAGCACTATCTTGATGTATATCACCACTATCGCTTGACCGGCGAACGCAGCGTATTTGCTCACGGCATCCACCTCGCCGACGCCGAGTGGCAATGTCTGCACGAGACCGGCTCGGCGATCGCCTTCTGCCCGACCTCAAACCTGTTTCTCGGCAGCGGTCTGTTCCGCCTGCCCACCAGCTGGCAACGGAAAGTGCGCATCGGCATCGGCAGCGACGTCGGCGCGGGAACGACCTTCAGCATGCTACGCACTCTGGGTGAAGCCTATAAAGTGGCGCAGCTGCAAAGCTATCGTCTGCGCGCCAGCGAAGCTTTTTATCATGCCACGCTGGGGGGCGCCCGCGCGCTGTGTCTTGATGACAACATTGGCAACTTCCAGCCGGGAAAAGAGGCCGACTTTGTCGCCATCACCCCGGGAGTGACGCCGTTGCAGCGCCTGCGCCTCTCCCGCTGTCAGGATATTTACGAACAGCTGTTTGTCCTGATGACGCTGGGCGACGAACGCAATATTCACCAGACCTGGGTCAACGGCGAGTGCGTCTGGCAGGCACAGGCGCAGTGA
- the hpxD gene encoding molybdenum cofactor-independent xanthine hydroxylase subunit HpxD, whose amino-acid sequence MTRAAPTPPAHCTFDPEDWLRLARCWHPVARAEDIGAAPVKAVLLDEPLVIYRIKGQVVVARDVCPHRGVPLTLGFHDEEGIVCPYHGLRFGEDGRCNRIPSSPDRPVPAKLNLTCYAVEERYGLIWTCLAFDAENPLPLPTLPHWDDEGFQQINCPAFEVNGFAGRQVEGFLDVAHFAWIHTDTFADPDNQLVPDYIPQETPFGFTADYWSSVGNYPASSQFRAPDGFQWLRHFELHLPFTATLTIHFPGEARLVIMNAASPVSSRVTRMFAPIARNFDLHVPVEEVHAFNLRVFEEDRLMVETQRPERLPLDLTLEAHIPADRSSIAYRRSLKKMGFGEFFLV is encoded by the coding sequence ATGACCAGAGCCGCGCCAACGCCCCCCGCCCATTGCACTTTCGATCCTGAAGACTGGCTACGCCTGGCCCGCTGCTGGCATCCGGTCGCCCGCGCCGAAGATATTGGCGCCGCGCCGGTGAAAGCGGTGCTGCTGGATGAACCGCTGGTTATCTATCGCATTAAGGGCCAGGTCGTGGTCGCGCGTGACGTCTGCCCGCACCGCGGCGTGCCGCTGACGCTGGGCTTCCATGATGAAGAAGGGATCGTTTGCCCCTATCACGGCCTGCGCTTCGGGGAAGATGGCCGCTGCAACCGCATTCCCTCCAGCCCCGATCGACCGGTGCCGGCGAAGCTTAACCTCACCTGCTACGCGGTCGAAGAGCGCTACGGGCTGATCTGGACCTGCCTGGCTTTCGATGCGGAAAACCCGCTGCCGCTGCCCACCCTTCCCCACTGGGACGATGAAGGCTTTCAGCAGATCAACTGCCCGGCCTTTGAAGTCAACGGCTTTGCCGGTCGCCAGGTCGAGGGGTTTCTCGATGTTGCCCACTTCGCCTGGATCCATACCGACACCTTTGCAGATCCCGATAATCAGCTGGTTCCCGACTATATCCCGCAGGAGACCCCCTTTGGCTTCACCGCCGATTACTGGAGTTCGGTCGGCAATTACCCGGCCAGTTCTCAATTTCGCGCGCCGGACGGCTTCCAGTGGCTGCGCCATTTTGAGTTGCACCTGCCCTTTACGGCGACCCTGACCATCCATTTCCCCGGCGAGGCCCGGTTGGTTATCATGAATGCCGCCTCACCGGTCTCATCGCGGGTAACCCGAATGTTTGCCCCCATTGCGCGCAATTTTGACCTGCATGTGCCGGTCGAAGAGGTGCATGCCTTCAACCTGCGCGTGTTCGAAGAGGACCGTCTGATGGTGGAGACCCAGCGTCCGGAGCGGTTGCCGCTGGACTTAACGCTGGAGGCGCATATTCCCGCCGATCGCAGTTCAATCGCCTATCGTCGTAGCCTGAAGAAAATGGGCTTTGGTGAGTTTTTCCTGGTGTAA
- the hpxO gene encoding FAD-dependent urate hydroxylase HpxO codes for MKALVIGAGIGGLSAAVALKKAGITCEVFEAVKEIKPVGAAISIWPNGVKCMKNLGMGEIIETYGGPMHFLAYKEYQDGETLTRFSLAPLVERTGGRPCPVSRSELQREMLNFWGREAVQFGKRVTRAQENADGVTVWFSDGTTAHGDFLIAADGSRSALRPYVLGHKPERRYAGYVNWNGLVDIDESIAPADQWTTFVGEGKRVSLMPVAQGRFYFFFDVPLPAGLAEDRHTLRDDLRRYFSGWAPAVQKLIAALDPQTTNRVEIHDIEPFDTLVRGKVALLGDAGHSTTPDIGQGGCAAMEDAVVLGDIFRENREIVSALRQYEALRCARVRDLILKARKRCDITHGKDMALTQAWYQELKEETGERIINGLCETIQGGPLG; via the coding sequence ATGAAAGCATTAGTGATTGGCGCCGGTATCGGTGGCCTGAGCGCGGCGGTGGCCTTGAAGAAGGCGGGAATCACCTGTGAAGTGTTTGAGGCGGTGAAAGAGATTAAACCGGTCGGCGCGGCGATCTCCATCTGGCCAAACGGCGTGAAGTGCATGAAAAATCTCGGCATGGGCGAGATCATCGAAACCTACGGCGGCCCGATGCACTTTTTAGCCTATAAAGAGTACCAGGACGGAGAAACCCTGACCCGCTTTAGCCTTGCTCCGCTGGTTGAACGCACCGGCGGCCGCCCCTGCCCGGTGTCACGCAGCGAACTGCAAAGGGAGATGCTCAATTTTTGGGGGCGCGAGGCGGTGCAGTTTGGTAAACGGGTAACCCGTGCGCAGGAAAATGCCGACGGCGTCACCGTCTGGTTTAGCGACGGAACCACGGCCCACGGTGATTTTCTGATCGCCGCCGACGGCAGCCGCTCGGCGCTGCGCCCCTACGTACTTGGCCATAAGCCCGAACGCCGTTATGCCGGTTATGTCAACTGGAACGGACTGGTGGATATCGATGAGAGCATTGCGCCAGCGGATCAATGGACCACCTTCGTCGGCGAAGGCAAGCGCGTCTCGCTGATGCCGGTGGCGCAGGGGCGTTTCTATTTCTTCTTTGATGTTCCGCTGCCCGCCGGTCTGGCCGAAGACCGGCACACCCTGCGCGACGATCTTCGCCGCTACTTCAGCGGCTGGGCACCAGCGGTACAAAAACTGATTGCCGCCCTCGATCCGCAGACAACCAATCGCGTTGAAATCCATGACATTGAGCCCTTCGATACCCTGGTTCGCGGCAAGGTCGCGCTGCTCGGCGACGCCGGACACAGCACGACCCCGGACATTGGTCAGGGCGGCTGCGCGGCGATGGAGGATGCGGTGGTGCTTGGCGATATCTTCCGGGAAAATCGCGAGATTGTTTCCGCGCTGCGCCAGTACGAAGCGCTGCGCTGCGCGCGCGTGCGCGACCTGATACTGAAGGCGCGCAAGCGCTGCGATATCACGCACGGGAAAGATATGGCCCTGACCCAGGCGTGGTATCAGGAGCTCAAAGAGGAGACCGGGGAGCGGATTATCAATGGCCTGTGCGAAACCATCCAGGGCGGCCCGCTGGGCTAA
- a CDS encoding PDR/VanB family oxidoreductase codes for MSDVLKVVVDGLWREGDRSLAIRLLAQDGKPLPGWLPGAHIDVHLPCGIIRQYSLTGPHGEAGADAYLICVSRESASRGGSRYIHETLRPGQTLLISPPRNLFTLQPARRVTLLAAGIGITPLYTMALHLAAAGTPFELHYYVKRQENAAFVGEMAKTFSRGSWVVHCSDEGQSPRASLADTLGDAHAGHHLYLCGPSGFMATARRIAAEKNWPEAQVHSEAFQPLKAAASEHQDTFTVTLASSGETWPVPGDKTIAQVLQENGVAVPLSCEMGMCGACLTPLMAGQADHRDTVQSEAEKSAAVQQIALCCSRSHSANLLIDL; via the coding sequence ATGAGTGACGTACTGAAGGTGGTTGTCGATGGCCTGTGGCGCGAGGGGGACAGAAGTCTCGCCATCAGATTGTTAGCGCAGGACGGCAAACCGCTTCCCGGCTGGCTGCCGGGGGCGCATATTGATGTTCACCTGCCCTGCGGGATCATTCGCCAGTATTCGCTGACCGGTCCCCACGGCGAAGCGGGCGCCGACGCTTATCTGATCTGCGTTAGCCGGGAGAGCGCTTCCCGCGGCGGGTCACGCTATATCCATGAGACGCTGCGTCCGGGTCAGACGCTGCTTATCTCCCCGCCGCGCAATCTGTTTACGCTGCAGCCTGCGCGACGAGTCACGCTGCTGGCCGCCGGCATTGGCATCACGCCGCTGTATACCATGGCGCTGCATCTCGCGGCGGCAGGCACGCCATTTGAGCTGCATTATTACGTTAAACGGCAGGAAAATGCAGCCTTTGTCGGCGAAATGGCAAAAACCTTCAGCCGTGGCAGCTGGGTGGTTCATTGTTCAGACGAAGGGCAAAGTCCGCGCGCGTCGTTAGCAGATACGTTGGGCGATGCGCACGCCGGGCACCATCTGTATCTCTGCGGCCCGTCGGGTTTTATGGCTACCGCCCGGCGGATCGCGGCGGAGAAAAACTGGCCCGAGGCGCAGGTTCACAGCGAAGCCTTCCAGCCGCTGAAGGCCGCCGCGAGCGAACATCAGGATACGTTTACCGTTACCCTGGCGTCGTCGGGCGAGACGTGGCCGGTCCCGGGCGATAAAACCATTGCCCAGGTGCTTCAGGAAAATGGCGTCGCCGTGCCGCTCTCTTGCGAAATGGGGATGTGCGGCGCCTGTCTGACCCCGCTGATGGCCGGTCAGGCCGATCATCGTGATACGGTTCAATCCGAGGCCGAGAAATCTGCTGCCGTGCAGCAGATAGCCCTGTGCTGCTCCCGCAGCCACTCGGCCAACTTACTGATTGATTTGTAA
- the uraH gene encoding hydroxyisourate hydrolase — protein MNTLSTHILDISSGKPAQGVAVNLLRGGQSIDSGITDENGRIASLAPGKLAAGRYRLVAETGDWFTRGGLETLYLCAQIDFVIAEEADEHFHLPFLIAPGGWSTYRGS, from the coding sequence ATGAATACGTTAAGTACCCATATTCTGGATATTTCCAGCGGCAAGCCTGCGCAGGGGGTGGCGGTCAACCTGCTGCGGGGAGGGCAATCCATCGACAGCGGCATCACCGATGAAAATGGGCGCATTGCGTCGCTGGCGCCGGGCAAACTGGCCGCCGGCCGCTATCGGCTGGTGGCGGAGACGGGCGACTGGTTCACCCGCGGCGGCCTCGAAACGCTGTATCTGTGCGCGCAGATTGATTTTGTGATTGCCGAGGAGGCGGATGAGCATTTCCATCTGCCGTTCCTGATTGCCCCGGGCGGCTGGTCAACCTATCGGGGAAGCTGA